DNA sequence from the Marinilongibacter aquaticus genome:
AAGACTCTGCCGCTTTGGCCGCACAATTCGGAGCATTTTCTCAAGCCACTCAGGGTACAGCCCAAGATGTGGTGTTGGAAAACGAGAACTTGAAAGTCACTTTGTCGAGCAAAGGCGGCACAGTGAAACAAGTGGAATTGAAGAAATACAAAACCTACGACGATTATATAGAGCAGAAATCGGGACCTCTGGTTTTGATGGACGAAGACCATTATTCGGAAATAGGGTTTGAGCTCGATACGCAAAACGGAAAGTTGGATTTGAACGACCTGTACTTTCAGGTGGACAATGCCTCCAGCAATCAGGTGCGTTTTGTATTGACTTTGGCCAATGGAGAGAAAATTGAGCAAACATACAGCCTGCCCGAAACAGGCTATGCCTTGGATTATGATCTAAACCTTGGCGGAGCAGGTTCGGCAGTAAAAAGTTCTCCCATTGCCTTTCGTTGGGCCAATAAGTTGAAAAAGCTGGAAAACGACCTCAAGGAAAACAGAAATGCAGCCCAAATAAACCTATACGAAACCGACGAAGATTTCGAATCATTTGGTAAACGCAGCACAAAAGACATCGCAGAACACAGCGAAAATCCTGTCAGTTGGTTTGCTTTCAACCAAAAATATTTCACTAGTGGTTTGGTGAGCGAAGGCGGTGCAATGAACAATGTTTCCTTGAATCTGATCACTCCGGAAGAAGATTCCAGTACTGTAAAATATGCGAATGTTTCGGGAGAATTGACCTACCAAGCCAACAACAGCATGCGTTTCTATTTCGGTCCCAACGAAATGAACGAATTGAAACCTGTGGCAAACGGCTTTCACAAAAACCTGTATTTGGGCTACGACATCGTAAAACCCATCAACCGTTTTGTTTTCGTGCCTTTGTTCAACTGGCTCGAACAATTCATCAGCAATTATGGACTTTTGATTATCTGTGTTGTATTGATCATCAAAACGACCTTGACGCCCCTTCTTTACAAATCGTACACAAGCTCTGCAAAAATGCGATTGCTGGCTCCTGAGATTGCCAAAATTAAAGAGGACATTGGCGACGACCAGGTGAAAGTACAGCAAGAAACCATGAATTTGTACCGCCAAGCGGGCGTAAGCCCTTTGAGTGGCTGTGTACCGATGCTCTTGCAAATGCCCATTTTGATGTCGGTATTCTTCTTGTTTCCGAATATGGAGATGTTCCGTCAGAAAAGTTTCCTTTGGGCAAGCGATTTGTCGACGTATGACGCCCCCATCAGTTGGGCAGCCAATCTTCCAGTAATCGGAAACCACCTGAGCTTGTTCACGGTCTTGATGACTTTATCGAGTTTGGCGTTTACCTATTACAACAACCAAATCACGCCCGCTCAACAGGGACCTGTGGATATGCGTAAGCTGACCTACATATTCCCGATTGTGTTCTTCTTTGTTTTGAACGATTATCCCGCAGCCTTGAGTTTCTACTATTTGGTGTCGAACTTGGTTACCATCGCTCAGCAGCTGATCGTGAAGCGATTTGTGGACGAAGACAAAATCTTGGCGGTGTTGGAAGAAAACAAGCGGAATTACGCGAGCAAGCCGAAAAAGAAAAGCAAATTTGCCGGCTACCTCGAAAAACAACTTCAGGCCCAAGAAGAAGCCAACAGGTTGAAAGCAAAAGAGCAGAAAAGAAAAAAGAAATCATAAATCAATGAGGTGCTGCGTTTCATTACACAGCACTTTTTTGTTTTTTTACATTCCTTTTCAAAACATACACATGCGTAAAATCCTGTTTTTGCTGCTCGTTTTTGCACAATTCCATGCTTTTGGACAATACAGTAGCGACCAATATTACATCAAGTACAAAGAAGCGGTGCAGCATTATGCCTCAGACGACTACGAAAGCTGCCTGAAACTGCTGACACCCCTTACATCCAGAAACTATCACAACGATGTCACGCCCTATGTGCTGTATTATTTCTCTGCGGCATCCAACAAATTGAGCAATGGCTTTCAGGCCCGTGCCACTTTGCGTGACTTGCTCCAACGTTTTCCCGATTGGAATAAAATCGACGAAGCCTATTTTCTGTACGGCTATGTGAATTTAAAAGACGATTACTTCGACGAAGGGCTGAAATACCTGAACCGCATTCAGAACAAAGACCTAAAATACCGTGCGGAAATATTGAAAAAGCAGTATTTCTCGAATCTGAAAAATGTGACGCTTCTGAAAGAACTCAACCAAAAATACCCCACCGACCGTGTGATTGCCGAAAATTTGGTCAACCGCATTCAAGAACGCACGTACAATTCGAAAGAAGATCTTAAGCTTTCGGACCTCCTAACCAACCGTTTCAAGCTTTTTCAGGATGATCCCGCAAAAAGCCAGCAAAACGATCATTCATTCGAAAGGGCCTACGACG
Encoded proteins:
- the yidC gene encoding membrane protein insertase YidC, which translates into the protein MEKFDKNYIIGFILLFVMYGTYMYFYPATPAQQTEAAQEQVAAKEEVVKNTSANLPAPKDSAALAAQFGAFSQATQGTAQDVVLENENLKVTLSSKGGTVKQVELKKYKTYDDYIEQKSGPLVLMDEDHYSEIGFELDTQNGKLDLNDLYFQVDNASSNQVRFVLTLANGEKIEQTYSLPETGYALDYDLNLGGAGSAVKSSPIAFRWANKLKKLENDLKENRNAAQINLYETDEDFESFGKRSTKDIAEHSENPVSWFAFNQKYFTSGLVSEGGAMNNVSLNLITPEEDSSTVKYANVSGELTYQANNSMRFYFGPNEMNELKPVANGFHKNLYLGYDIVKPINRFVFVPLFNWLEQFISNYGLLIICVVLIIKTTLTPLLYKSYTSSAKMRLLAPEIAKIKEDIGDDQVKVQQETMNLYRQAGVSPLSGCVPMLLQMPILMSVFFLFPNMEMFRQKSFLWASDLSTYDAPISWAANLPVIGNHLSLFTVLMTLSSLAFTYYNNQITPAQQGPVDMRKLTYIFPIVFFFVLNDYPAALSFYYLVSNLVTIAQQLIVKRFVDEDKILAVLEENKRNYASKPKKKSKFAGYLEKQLQAQEEANRLKAKEQKRKKKS